One segment of Atribacterota bacterium DNA contains the following:
- a CDS encoding SIMPL domain-containing protein (The SIMPL domain is named for its presence in mouse protein SIMPL (signalling molecule that associates with mouse pelle-like kinase). Bacterial member BP26, from Brucella, was shown to assemble into a channel-like structure, while YggE from E. coli has been associated with resistance to oxidative stress.) → MNIKNGFFSLFYLLLILVFLSMTANAATEEQGIIQTYGEAEITAQPDLAKISLSIETRSQSAKEAVEENAKLANTVLKALIDFGLSDEDITTSFYRLNSYREWGKVESQNEPEKIYYQATNEILVLTNQLDTVGQIIDLAVEAGINNIQYINFEIRNPQQLMLQALTMATEQAQRKAEAIAKGAGVIIKQLYNIKEERTFYAPFRLQDTMLQTEMAKSAAPTPIAPDSVIIRATVIAEFSF, encoded by the coding sequence ATTTTAGTATTTCTCAGTATGACAGCTAATGCTGCTACTGAAGAGCAAGGAATTATTCAGACTTATGGAGAAGCAGAAATAACTGCTCAGCCTGATCTGGCAAAGATAAGTCTCTCCATTGAAACCCGTAGCCAATCGGCGAAAGAGGCAGTTGAGGAAAATGCTAAACTAGCTAATACCGTTTTAAAGGCTTTGATAGATTTTGGTCTTTCAGATGAAGACATAACAACCTCTTTCTATAGATTAAACAGTTACCGTGAATGGGGGAAGGTTGAATCTCAAAACGAACCGGAAAAGATTTATTATCAAGCAACCAATGAAATTCTAGTTCTGACCAATCAGCTGGATACAGTAGGCCAGATAATTGACCTGGCAGTAGAAGCAGGTATTAATAATATTCAATATATTAATTTCGAAATAAGAAATCCCCAACAATTAATGTTACAGGCATTAACCATGGCCACTGAACAGGCACAACGTAAGGCTGAGGCAATTGCCAAAGGTGCAGGAGTAATCATTAAACAATTATATAATATAAAAGAAGAAAGAACCTTCTATGCTCCCTTCCGTTTACAGGATACCATGTTGCAAACAGAAATGGCAAAAAGTGCTGCCCCAACACCAATAGCTCCTGATTCGGTTATCATAAGAGCAACAGTCATTGCGGAATTTTCTTTTTAA